The following coding sequences lie in one Calypte anna isolate BGI_N300 chromosome 7, bCalAnn1_v1.p, whole genome shotgun sequence genomic window:
- the CLK1 gene encoding dual specificity protein kinase CLK1: MTGDSGSSRGKRRHSRALEVRYSRDKKETPDPRECNSAPKRKRTSCSGAQEDKHCKHNLSKPPDSAHSESRSVYERDRHERRYVEEYRNEYNPGCDTGHHSSKSSGHSGASSHKRRHKTRHTACHHHHSQKSHRRKRSRSVEDDEEGHLICQSGDVLSARYEIVATLGEGAFGKVVECIDHKEEGRHVAVKIVKNVDRYSEAARAEIQVLEHLNASDPSSTYCVQMLEWFEYHGHVCIVFELLGLSTYDFIKENGFLPFRLDHIRQMAYQICKSVNFLHSNKLTHTDLKPENILFVKSDYVEEYNPRLKCDERRLKNPDIKVVDFGSATYDDEYHSTLVSTRHYRAPEVILALGWSQPCDVWSIGCILIEYYLGFTVFPTHDSKEHLAMMERILGPLPSHMIKKTRKHKYFRHDRLDWDEQSSAGRYVSRRCKPLRAFMTCHDSDHENLFDLIGKMLEYDPAKRITLEEALKHPFFFPLEQERKVLPPGAEQAGRDVSPPKKYRKS; this comes from the exons ATGACGGGGGACAGCGGCAGCTCCCGGGGAAAGCGGCGGCATTCCCGAGCTCTGGAG GTGCGGTATTCCAGGGATAAAAAAGAAACTCCTGATCCCAGGGAATGCAACAGTGCTCCTAAGAGAAAGAGGACATCCTGCAGTGGTGCACAGGAGGACAAGCACTGCAAACACAACCTTTCTAAACCTCCTGACAG TGCCCACTCAGAATCCAGATCTGTTTATGAGAGAGACCGTCACGAGCGACGCTACGTTGAGGAGTACAGAAATGAGTACAATCCAGGATGTGACACTGGGCACCACAGCAGCAAATCCTCTGGTCACAGTGGGGCAAGTAGCCACAAAAGGAGACACAAGACACGTCACACTGCCTGTCATCATCATCACTCACAG AAGAGTCATCGAAGGAAAAGATCCAGGAGTGTAGAGGATGATGAGGAGGGTCACCTGATCTGTCAGAGTGGAGACGTACTAAGTGCAAGAT ATGAGATTGTTGCTACTTTGGGTGAAGGTGCTTTTGGGAAGGTCGTGGAATGCATCGATCACAAAGA GGAAGGCAGACACGTAGCTgtcaaaatagtaaaaaatgttGATAGGTACTCAGAAGCAGCTCGTGCAGAAATACAAGTACTGGAACACCTCAACGCGTCGGATCCCAGCAGCACATA CTGTGTCCAGATGTTGGAATGGTTTGAGTACCACGGCCATGTCTGCATCGTGTTtgagctgctggggctcagcacctaTGACTTCATCAAAGAGAACGGGTTCCTGCCCTTCCGCCTCGACCACATCAGGCAGATGGCCTATCAGATCTGCAAGTCTGTCAACT TTTTGCATTCCAACAAGCTGACACATACAGACCtgaaacctgaaaatattttatttgtgaagTCTGACTACGTAGAAGAGTACAACCCCAGACTG AAATGTGACGAGCGCAGACTGAAAAATCCTGACATCAAAGTTGTGGACTTTGGGAGTGCAACTTATGATGATGAGTACCACAGCACCCTGGTGTCTACAAGGCATTACCGAGCTCCTGAAGTGATCCTAG CCCTGGGATGGTCCCAGCCCTGTGATGTTTGGAGCATAGGATGTATTCTCATAGAGTACTACCTTGGCTTCACAGTGTTTCCG ACCCATGACAGCAAAGAACACCTGGCAATGATGGAACGAATACTGGGGCCTCTGCCAAGTCACATGATAAAGAAAACCag GAAGCACAAGTATTTCCGTCACGACCGGCTGGACTGGGACGAGCAGAGCTCCGCGGGCAGATACGTGTCCAGGCGCTGCAAGCCCCTGAGG GCTTTCATGACCTGCCACGACTCGGACCACGAGAACCTCTTTGACCTCATTGGGAAGATGCTGGAGTATGACCCAGCCAAGCGCATCACTCTGGAAGAAGCACTGAAacatcctttcttcttcccactggaacaggaaagaaaggtgCTGCCACCTGGAGCTGAGCAGGCTGGCAGAGATGTCAGTCCaccaaagaaatacagaaaatcctAA
- the NDUFB3 gene encoding NADH dehydrogenase [ubiquinone] 1 beta subcomplex subunit 3, with the protein MAHGDEHGHGHGHGKMTLPDYRIWKVEGTPLEDVQKRLAKRGLRDPWARNEAWRFMGGFAKPITLPEVVGRGFKWGFAAFVVALGIEYALFPPKEGGHH; encoded by the exons ATGGCGCATGGAGATGAGCACGGACACGGCCACGGGCACGGGAAAATGACACTGCCCGACTACAGGATCTGGAAGGTGGAGGGCACCCCCCTGGAGGACGTCCAGAAGAGGTTGGCAAAACGGGGCCTGAGGGATCCCTGGGCTCG taatgAAGCCTGGAGATTTATGGGTGGCTTTGCAAAACCCATCACCTTACCAGAAGTTGTGGGGCGAGGATTCAAGTGGGGATTTGCAGCTTTTGTGGTAGCTCTGGGCATTGAATATGCTCTGTTCCCTCCAAAGGAAGGAGGCCACCACTGA